Genomic segment of Malania oleifera isolate guangnan ecotype guangnan chromosome 7, ASM2987363v1, whole genome shotgun sequence:
CagtcaatgatgaatgcaagttAAAGTTCTTGGAACTTAAGGCAAAAAGGACTTATCGCTTCATAGTTTACAAGATTGAGGAGAAGCTGAAGCAAGTTGTTGTCGAAACACTTGGTGAGCCAGCCCAAAGCTACGAGGATTTTGCCAAAAGTCTTCCTGCTAATGAATGTCGCTATGCAGTATATGACTTTGATTTTGTGACGGCAGAAAATTGCCAGAAAAGCAGGATCTTTTTCATTGCATGGTAAATTCAATAAATCCATTGTTGACCCTCTGTCCCTTATTTATTTAGTTTAGTATCCTTTAATGGTTGTTTACTGTTTTTATATAGGTCGCCTGATACATCAAGGGTGAGAAGCAAGATGATATATGCAAGCTCCAAAGACAGATTTAAGAGGGAACTAGATGGAATTCAGGTAGAGTTGCAAGCAACTGATCCAACTGAGATGGGTCTCGATGTTATTAGAAGCCGTTGCAGTGGAATATGAGCTATAGGACTTGAAATGGAGAGTTTTCTTCTCCATGCAGTCTTCATTGCTTGAGTGAAATGTTTATAGTTTGTGAGATGGTGACTTGGTTAGATGTGATATTGATTTCCAAGTTCTACCATACAGTTAGTTATCTTGAACAACGTATATGGTTGCTGGTATGCTGATTTCCAAGTTCTACCATACAGCCTTCCACTTAGTTtgtttacaaatttaaatttgatattgAACCCTTGTGATCTGCTTTGGAAGCATGCTTATTAAGCAAAATTTCCCCCCCTGCTCTTTCCCTTGTGTGTTTTTGTCACTTTGGGCAATAATCTTTTGGACCTGCTTTCTCAATTAGCTTAATGCAGTGTTTCATGAAGCCTAGTAggttgaaagataaattaaagaatgaacatattcgtgataagttaggtgtaactcctatagaagttaagataagggagggacgattcagatggtatgaacacttgtaacgtaggcctcttatagtgcacctgtgaggaagagtgacttaattatTGTGGAGGGTAGtagaagaggtaggggtagacttaaaataatttgaaaggatatagtgagtaagaatttataTTCTTGAATTTATCAAAGAAATGGTTCATAATCGTATAAATTGGCAAAAAATAATTCATATAGTTGATCCCATTTAGTGGAACTAAGGTTTGATTTTGGTTTTTGGCAGAAAATAATTCATATAGTTGATCCCATTTAGTGGAACTAAGGTTTgattttggtttttttgttgttgttgtatgttgTCGACTTAAATTTTTGCTTCATTTCAGCCTCCTCTATCATCAATTTTTCATTGCAAATCAAATGTGATGGAAGCTTTTTGTCTCATGCCTTTTTTGGGATAGGTATATGGTTGATTCTTGGTGTCTTTGGGGTTGGAATGGTCATAAAGATCATGGTTTAAATTACATATGTTTAAATTCTAAGCTCATAtaatttggtattttttttgttttttttacgcCTTGTTTGGATGCTAAAATACTTTTACTAGTACATTTCTTCAtgttcatgatttttttttagtttgaatTCACTTGTGATGAGTGAAGTTGCGAATAATAATAAATGCATGCTGCTTCCATGAAAAACAATTAAAAGAGCCAAAATGACATTCAATACTTGTAGTATTTGTTATATTTAAatcaattaaaatttattaaaaattatttaaaacattAATATATAGTTTTTTGGGATCAAAAcacgtgaatatatatatatatatatatatatatatgtttataataaGTTTGTCCATACCAAAAAATGAATTCACAAATACCGTATCTATTATTTATTATGTAACAATTGGGATGGTTGTAACTATTACATAACGACCTTTATCAAGATGTGGATCATTAGATAAATTCATGCATAGGATATGTTGCTTGCATTCAATATTACCTTGTTTTGGTAATTATTTTTAATGGTATTAATTTttattgagtatgaatcatttacaaatatttaAGAACTTGAGTAATGTGAGTCATGGATTTTTATACAGTGTCGTCAATTTATTAATTGTTTAAGAATTTCATGACCATTTTGGTTGTATAATCAATGGGATGTGGGAAATTGGTTTTTTGACTTGGTCTCCTATGATCTTTGTTCCCTTGACATCAAAAGTTTGGTCAGATCACTTAGATTAATCGGtgttatgtgtgtgtatataaaatattatagatTCTTAACCCTCCAAACACCGGTAAACTACTGTCCAAACCAATttcacttattattattattattagtatcacaAAAGAGGTTGGATACTAATATATTAAGCACAATGGGAAATACAAGGAAAATAGCCTATGGAAAGCCTAAAAGGGAAAAACAACTAAGAAAAAGTCATTAAGGACCAATTGGACTTGCCTCTCTAACTTGAAAAATGATCCTACAACTTACGAGACGATTCTACACTTGAAAACTAAAATAGAAGGACCGTATGAACCATGTGAGGATTTAGCTTCTTGTGATCCTTAGCTTTTAGGACAATCAGTAGCCATATGCAAAGGCGGTTGTACTTATAAGTTTAGAATGCCTTTACAACGAGTATAGAGTTCCGATTAATGAGAAAAATCTACAGTCAAATATGAATCTCCTTAAGAAAACTAGGGAACTATTGGTAGGTCAATAGAGAATACTCAACACTTCTCAAGAAAGGTCTCCAGAAGGAGATTTGGTGTCTACAAAATCTAGAGCAAGGAGAATGATAAAAAGTTCTAAACTAGTTGGAAAATTTATGAAGTTAGTAAAGTTGTCCCCTTGACACATACATGTTGCAAACTTTGGGTGGGGGGAGAGGGGGTGGGGGGGCAAGAGTAATACCCTAGACAAGGAACCTAGAAAACCTATGTAGGTATTTCAAATAATTGGACTCTTAAGAACCACAATATATAATTTGTAAAAGAATATGTTAATATTTTGTAAGTATTTGGCGCTAATGATTACATCTTTGAACAGTAGTCATGCTACTTTATTAAGAACCTAAAAGTTGTCGAGTGCATTAAGATGGACCAGAATAGGGAGATGGGCCTCGAGACAAAATTACATTGGTTAGGTTAAGAATGAACTTGGAAATAAGTTTAATGTTGGGCCAAGGCCTTGAACATAACATGGCCTTATATCTTTTGTCCCAAAGCCTATCcaccaagagagagagagtttgcaaTTTGAATAACTCCTACAACTActaatacatatttatataaaagCCATTGAAAGCATAATTTCAGAAACTATAAACAAACAATTGTTTACAAGTGGAAGAGAATAGTGATCTGACCTCCAGCAATAACTACTCAAGTCTTCAAGAAAGGGATTTGAAATAAGAAAAAGAACtatgagaaatagagaaagagattTGGGAATTCGCTTTACTCTTACTGTGTTTCAGAAGAGTAGAAGAAGTAGGGTTTTTGGCCAGTTCTATATCACCGTAAGCCAATGTGTGACTTAATAGTTAATCACATACCCTATTTATATACTGGTCAAGACCCCATCCACTGAGAGATTTCCTCTCACATTTCCTACTATCAAGGGATTGTGAGTTTTCAAAATCTCTCGTTTGAATTTCAAATCAGATTCAAAATcttccatttgaatttcaaaccaatGACTTAGTCTTAGGAGACTTAGTCTTAGTATATCAAGTAGTTACTGTAAAATCCCATCTCccatatttgattttttgaataaaataataattataataatttagagaatagtattttcaaataaaacaatatgtGTTATGTGTGCTACTTAAAAAGGAAACATGTGCgctaacattctcccacttggctcACATGCTACACATCTTGAAGACTTTATGGGTTGCGAAGTTTAAAACTGAATATGGCCACAAaactactttaacttttatagaAAGATAATACATGAATCATGGCGGTTTTGCTTTTCTTTACATAGTAAACAATTCCTTCCATGTATCACAATGTACGACCTTTTCTTAATAAAACTTTATGTGGTAACTCTTTATGCATGACTTCTTGTAAGTCATTGTGGGTCTAATGTCCCAATGGACAATTTTAGCAACAGATACtatatgtgcacaaataaattgattttatcgACAATTAAATAAGAGATCAAGAACAAAGTGTACTAATCAATCTCATGCTTTCCACATAATTTGTAAACACTTTGATTGAGAGCCCTTTCGTCAAAGGGTCTACTACCATTAAATCAGTACTTATATGTTCAATAGTCACTTCTTgttctttaattctttctctgTTAGCAAGGTACTTTATGTTGATGTGTTTACTTCTGCTCCCACTCTTGTTGCTCTTTGAAAAGAACACTGTTGCCGAGTTATCATAGTAAATCTTTAATGGCTTTGATATTGAATCCACAATTTGAAACTCTGTGATAAAATTCTTTAACCATTTGGCCTATGAAGTTGCTTCAAAGCATGCTATAAACTCTACCTCCATAGTAGATGATGCAACTATTGTCTGTTTGGTGCTCTTACAAGATATAGCACCACCTACTAGCAAAAAGACATATCCTAAAGTGGATTTCTTTGAATCTTGACATTCGGCAAAATCCAAATCTGTATATCCAACCACTTCTAGATTGTCTACATGCTTATAAGTAAGCATGTAATCCTTGGTTCCTTGTAAATATCTCAAAACCTTTTTGGCAGCTTTCCAATGATCCATTTCAGGATTACTTTGATATCTGCCAAGCATTCCTACTGCAAATGCTATGTCTAGTCTTATACAAACCTGTGCATACATCAAAATGCTAACTGCAGGCACATAAGGAATGTTTTCCATTTCTTCCTTGTCCAATATATTTTTCGGACACTAACTTAAGCTGAATTTGTCACCCTTCAAAATGGGTGTTGCATTCAGCTTACATTCATTCATCCTAAATTTCTCAAGAACCTTTTCAATGTAGGCCTTATGAGATAGTCATGTCCTTTGAGACCTATCTGTGTGAATTTTTATGCCAATGAAATAAGAAGCttcacccaaatccttcatttcaaaattcTTAGAGAGAAATTGTTTCATGTCATATAGCAATCTCAAATCATTGGTTGCAAGTAGGATGTTATCCACATATAGGACTAAGAAAGTAATTTTAATCCCACTGATCTTTGAGGTATATGCAATTATCCACAATGTTCTCCGTAAAACCAAATAAAGTAATAACATCATGAAACTTTAGATACCATTGTCGGGAGGCTTGCTTTAGTCCATatattgacttctttaatttgcaaaccaaaTTATTgccttgataaaaaaaaaaatcctctagGTTATTTCATGTATACGTCTTCTTCAAGatccccatttaaaaatattgttttcacatccatctgatatagctctaaatcaaaatgaactACAAGAGCCATGATTATTCTAAATGAGTCTTTCTTAGAAACTGGAGAAAAAGTGTTATGGTAATCAATGCCTTCTACTTGAGTGAATCCCTTGGCTACCAGTCTGGCCTTATATCTCTCAATGTTACCATTTGAGTCTCTTTTAGTTTTGTAGACCCATTTACAACTTACAACTTTGACTCCCTTAGGTAACTCAATGATATTCCAGACTTGGTTTTTAGCCATAGAATCCATTTCTTCCTTTATGGTATCATACCAAACACTTGAATTTTCCCCACTCATGGCTTGTGAAAATGAGATGGGATCATCTTTAAGTCGAACATCAAAGTTAGACTCTATCAAGTATACATGATAGTCACTAGGAATAGTAGATCTTCTTATCCTTGAAGACctccttaaaacttgagtttgAGTGTCACCCATATCAGGTGAGTGTTGTACTTCAGCCTCTATATTAACTTGTTCCTCTTGAGGCAGAGGTGATATTTCTTGTTTTGATTTTTCCTCCAAAACATTATATTGATTTTCTTGAAAGATATTTATTTTACCCTTATTCACATATTCATTTTCTTTATTCTATGTTTCCTCCCACTCTATCTTTCGAGAAACAATGCTCCCACTAATGTCAATATCCTCAAGAAATTTTGCATTCCTAGCTTCAACAATTCTAGGTGCGTGTGAGTGACAGTAAAATTTTTAACCCTTAGAATTTTCTGCATAACCAATGAAGTATCCACTTATTGTTCTAGGGTCTAATTTCTTTAATTGTGGATCATAGATTCTGACCTCAACTGGACAACCCCATATGTGTAAGCGTCTTAAACTTGGTTTCCATCCTTTCCATAACTCAAATGGCATTTTGGGAACCGCCTTATATGGAACTCTGTTTAAGATATACACTGCAGTTTTTAAGGCTTCACTCCACAATTATAAGGGAAGATCATTGTTGCACATACTCCAAACCATATCCATAAGGGTACGATTCCGCCTTTCTGCAACACCATTTTGGTAAGGTGATCCCGGCATAGTATATTGTGCAACTATATCCTCATCCTTAAGAAATTCTACAAATGGACCTGATCTTTGTCCTGATTTTATGTATCTTACATAATATTCACCACCCCTATTGGATCTTACAATCTTAATACTTTTGTCTAATTGTTTCTATACTTCTTTCTTAAATGTCATGAATGCATCTAGTGCTTCAGCTTTATTAAACAAAAGGTAGAGATACATATaccgagtatggtcatcaataaatgagataAAGTATCTCTGACCATTTAGACAATGGGTACTAAATGGACCACAAATATCAGTGTGTATGATCCCAAGCATTTCATTACTCCTCTTGGCACCTTTACTTGTCTTATTGGTTTGCTTACCCTATGCAACCCACACAAGTGTTGAAATCATAAAAATCTAGAGTTTTGAGGACTCCATAATTAACTAATCTTTTCATTCTTTCAATGGAAATATGACCTAATCTCCGGTGTCATAATGTAGAGGAGGACTCATCAATAATGGTATGTTTAGTACCAACATTATCATGCATTGTTAGGAAACTTTGCTCATagatatttaatttgtaaaaaccATTTATTAAACTTCCAGTGTCTATGACAACTgaatttttagataaataaattatagAGTTTACAAAATGAAATTGAAACTTCAAATGTGCTAGTctagaaattgaaattaaatttctgaAAAAAGAAGGTACATAAAAAGCATAGACCCGAATAATTAtggtaatttaataataggaggagagaaaataaattaaatttgaaatgtaatagggtctcgtcgacgaatgtggtATGCTTGTCAATGAACACACTTGAGGAGATCGTCGACGGAGacacgtgtcttgttgacgagaagataccgagaggctattttcagctttgaatttcatcaacgaggagtaaACGTGCATTGaagaacttccttcgtggcctcgtcgacgaagtgtcgtggctcgtcgacgagtgcaagtttataaatagcctaaacttgattttctctacaaaaatCACGcgaaaacctctctctctctctctctctctctctctctctcatgttcatCTCTTCCCcgttctctctaagattttgggtcggattcttgccggttcgatgatttgaggccaccacgacactcttggaaaagttcttttcaagtctgctgaagtggatcattggtggggctaacttgaactccatcccaaattcaaggtaagactttttatttagtatttggatttcccacagttgtagaaaatgtaacactcgaagaaatactgaaattttatttagggagttattgtttttagggtgttgaacgcagaaccctgcgggtgtaggactagacactgtaggagcttttcagtagtcaagtaaaggaataaactaaagcagtaagtttccaaaaaaattattattattatttactagtaaatttatgttcagaaagtatgtattatatataagcatatgtgtaaaaatgtacatttgggaaaatactgctattacacAGGGATATGTATTTTTAAGTATGAAATGTTAGGAAATATGATTCTAGAAcagaatttatgattttattcagtattgtgtggcatgaatattattttacgcatattctattatgttaagtcaattttacagatAAAACATGTTTCAGTGATTTTAAGAAATAACAGGATAATGCAGTACATAATGATTTTAGaatgcataataaataatatatttatttaaatcaaTATGTACGTTATGTTTGACGCAATGCCGCAATTATGAATGTAAtcagcacaaggccgtaattatttatgttattacagaaattagaaaatgctatcaaacTAATTATTTATGtcgcataataaataatatatttattcaaatcaataTAATAGTTATGTTTGACGCAATGCCGCAATTATGAATGTAAtcagcacaaggccgtaattatttatgccgcataataaataatatatttattcaaatcaataTGTACGTTATGTTTGACGCAATGCCGCAATTATGAATGTAAtcagcacaaggccgtaattatttatgttattacataaattagaaaatgctatcaaactatttatgttcaaagagtatattatcatgtattatatgttatcagaacctggatgatagtttagatcagttATCAGGAGTACGGTACGGTAGctatatagttcagttcagttcagacttgtgctaactgcccctactagtaaagggggtgagagatgtatagttgatgtggctttcagtgtagagttatagacgtccacctggcagtccggaccagggtgtggcgggcctatcgtacttacatatatttttgactcgacagcAATCGGCCATccattgtcgagtcccaccttcgagctgcacaacctgtcatgggaggtaaaacatgacatcaactagttattcatcctgggtaaatttcagaattactagttatatcagatgattttatgaacagttagATACATTATGACTtagtaaaattatgaaattataagcttactcagttatgatattatcagtgttttcaagcatatgacatgtactgtatatttattataacttgcaaatattcatgttgccacacaactatatttagtttttttcccttactgagagatgtctcaccccaactcAAACCATTTCAAGGAACCTAGAAAGATAGGCGGACCGAGGCCGCCGTTGATGTAGTGTTTAtcaccccgctaggagggtgagtcttttgaactagggtctGTAGGTTTATGGTATTAGATCCTAGTTCTATCTTTTGATgattttggaggttgtatatacagtattatgatggaatgtagataactctggtataatgtactttatggtttggtgaatgaaatttatgtttaccgCTACATAAGTTTCCcctatgtatgacaggtgtatcCCCCTTACCCATAGgtttcgggttgactttattatgttattagttaatggtattagagtGTTTAACATGATTAATTATGCAGTGAGTTAAGTAGgccattacagtttggtatcagagtctaggttattaggttctgtaaactctagaatgcagtagtaacaatactagagtataggataagagaatttgaggtctgattttgtaaTCTAGTTGTAGGACTTCCTTGATGGTTTGTGTGCCtttcctgggatgatgatttcaggaaagtcatggtaaactattgtcgggttgggtatctaggttgcaggattgaaccttgaattaaaatcaaggatgatgaattaattaaggatataATACTAGTTAGATaatatgttatggtgatagggttctaagttaaatttattatcttttaaggatggaccctggaggtagtagcgcACATgccagtggtaatgagggtgctggaccctcaggcgctacgGGTGGTGATTTAGATGCAGTACTGCACAACGTGGCACAAAAAGTTATGGTTGAAATTGCCAGAAACTCTAaagagcagagtggtccatctgctgGCCATAACAGTTCAATTGTaaagttcattaagatgaatcctccggctttctcaagaGGAATTGATCCTGTAGTCgttgaaaactgggtgcaagagattgaaaaagtatttgcagtgctgcagtgtattgaggagcagagggtgctgtttGCCACGTATAAACTAattggagaggctgagagatggtggatggcagtGAAACTCCTAGAACAATAGAGGACGAtgcctatggagatgacatgggagcaattcaaggagatatttttcgatagatattttctagcctcgtccaaggaagttaag
This window contains:
- the LOC131159173 gene encoding actin-depolymerizing factor 1, with product MANAASGMAVNDECKLKFLELKAKRTYRFIVYKIEEKLKQVVVETLGEPAQSYEDFAKSLPANECRYAVYDFDFVTAENCQKSRIFFIAWSPDTSRVRSKMIYASSKDRFKRELDGIQVELQATDPTEMGLDVIRSRCSGI
- the LOC131160899 gene encoding secreted RxLR effector protein 161-like → MENIPYVPAVSILMYAQVCIRLDIAFAVGMLGRYQSNPEMDHWKAAKKVLRYLQGTKDYMLTYKHVDNLEVVGYTDLDFAECQDSKKSTLGYVFLLVGGAISCKSTKQTIVASSTMEVEFIACFEATS